One window of the Eucalyptus grandis isolate ANBG69807.140 chromosome 8, ASM1654582v1, whole genome shotgun sequence genome contains the following:
- the LOC104415593 gene encoding nuclear transport factor 2B: MSTIKSEDKDLIGKAKRFMENYYRTFDANRADLVNLFREESVLAFEDQHIKGKEAILAKLTSIPECHHEIADFNCLRHCTPGSMLVFVCGQTWVGGTKDKAHAVLTNQTFHLMPTPQGGFYVGTQIWRPFDLNKIWISSAAPPMSASAPAPASVSALPMATSTSPASVSALPMSAKAGE, from the exons atgtCGACCATCAAGTCAGAAGACAAGGATCTGATAGGGAAGGCGAAGCGGTTCATGGAGAACTACTACAGGACGTTCGACGCGAACCGGGCGGATTTGGTCAATCTGTTCCGGGAAGAGTCGGTGCTGGCCTTCGAAGACCAGCATATCAAGGGCAAGGAGGCTATCCTCGCCAAACTTACCTCCATTCCGGAGTGCCACCACGAAATCGCCGACTTCAACTGCTTGCGCCACTGCACACCCGGCAGTATGCTCGTCTTTGTCTGCGGCCAGACGTGGGTAGGCGGCACCAAGGACAAGGCGCACGCCGTCCTTACAAACcag ACGTTCCATCTGATGCCAACACCACAGGGAGGCTTTTACGTAGGAACACAAATTTGGAGGCCCTTTGATCTCAACAAGATTTGGATCTCGTCGGCAGCACCACCAATGTCCGCCTCAGCACCGGCACCAGCATCTGTCTCGGCACTGCCCATGGCCACCTCGACATCGCCAGCATCTGTCTCGGCACTGCCCATGTCTGCCAAGGCGGGAGAATGA
- the LOC120287432 gene encoding uncharacterized protein LOC120287432: protein MEFNLNWSSVLVELCDKKLQHAEIHVYLTVPTVSFCSCIGDVDIKKTYWITCNVDPDIQQLSTQAIFVVRPRDLNRLLANFQSSLQEITIIATERNSDPSDAASEFDGKAVEFRSYVDPTKENDSLLHTQLWIDPAEEFVQYAHNGNPVDVTFAVKELKAFLAFCEGCEVDIHLRFEKAGE from the exons atggaATTCAACTTGAACTGGTCATCAGTGCTGGTGGAATT ATGTGATAAGAAGCTGCAACATGCCGAGATACACGTTTATCTCACCGTGCCAACTGTGAGTTTTTGTTCATGCATAGGTGATGTTGACATTAAGAAAACATACTGGATTACTTGCAATGTTGACCCCGACATACAACAATTATCTACCCAAGCAATTTTTGTAGTGAGGCCTCGTGATCTGAATAGACTGCTTGCAAATTTTCAGTCATCCCTTCAGGAAATTACTATCATTGCAACGGAACGCAACTCCGATCCTTCTGATGCTGCAAGTGAATTTGATGGGAAAGCTGTCGAGTTTAGAAGCTACGTTGATCCTACCAAAG AGAACGACTCTTTGCTGCACACTCAGCTGTGGATCGATCCTGCGGAAGAGTTTGTGCAGTATGCTCATAATGGCAACCCAGTAGACGTGACTTTTGCCGTCAAAGAGTTGAAG GCATTTCTTGCATTCTGTGAGGGATGTGAAGTGGACATTCATTTGCGCTTTGAGAAGGCTGGCGAGTAA